In a genomic window of Panthera tigris isolate Pti1 chromosome D4, P.tigris_Pti1_mat1.1, whole genome shotgun sequence:
- the CD4H9orf131 gene encoding uncharacterized protein C9orf131 homolog — translation MEWWIEGLLGAEGNMELLWGQLTHALACRHCGSNCLQSPGNLVTLFLFMIWQIQRWWQLGRWRQFQLWYSGDMMQGKSLPLLYRVTFLDHLWKQKSEEEEEEASLDPLKPCSFPKEAPIGGQATTVPCQQSCSSQGLHKASEAPKQVHTQTPSPSRSFPTFQILTNLPVRHKTATGSYLHQRKSQLFWGLPSLHSESLEAIFLSSGGPSPLKLSIGPSVFFNQLAFLTRSNLLLPQYCFPTQPPTHEIHTRDLEGMALDPQQLPPLSSPSVPSSPLHLQSFPMDHKGVLSGAKAYPQWLMQQSEVPWVSEDQALHLQPKLQRTRPSKLSPPSEVWWSMPQDPSLQQHILDSLSASLLYPSSLLAVLTRFEAPWRTMGQNEAPKAPVPAMPAPSPTPASLPELQEVGPTEELPGSKALWETTRQRQYPQISEPSILVPCQSVDPMTEPQGTSPLGVPPGSKTQWRTIGHRESPQAFEPPMPAPCQPPDSLSEFQKVIPEGLSAPRDFWGTISQRESSQTSRSPMPCPCHPLDPLLELQGGSSLGDPSGYKLQGRHRQDSGNVWAFKSPALDLNPELYATSPACVPPRSHTPWKDRQSREHLWISADPVSSTSLPSSSLSPQGVLSEYKAMWETKGQRKNLWTSESPAPAHSPSLAPILELHRINPRGGLTRSETAWKDIEYSRNSWASEPPSLALSSPPALTMEPLRGSPLGVLFDSEATCGDIKRRKNSWTSEIPARSLPQDPHGVRSLGALSDSEPIVENKEKKKICCIPVSPLWIPSPPPNSMSKSPISEPTGDQYTCKPKGEAVEQRDNCWATELPAPTTNSVSAPLPDLHTDLEFVWKNVQPRGIPQGSNPPAVDPLEPIPWPSTLGKTLKTEPNQLDLPKKELFPGAKVETPSFQGGAVPEVPTHSGIQSWHWSRELELRLKKLQQSPAFRSPDPSHSSGNSTALSSTTLGTWRLSSCPPQQIHPSKLCPHSSSCHPPKVQSTVTQPIQVSHCYHSHSSSQPQPQESSRTEQGSQREERMKVKMVDQISSQEPRILMEAGENCPGLGEPSNPKVPASGKRNKASALSSAKKRESPRKPKAGDHRGRDVRLESSTVIGKSHPAQVGRVKEASLSRLSQRSQHKDQSSQHTAALPQQLHSKAAGPQIHQGAGLGAGDILTPQHSKHCPWAHMEKHLSSPTPQVPLTRGLPRMLAKFLGTHGPCPPNPISKGKAGSTGTQYHKT, via the exons ATGGAATGGTGGATAGAAGGCCTGCTTGGGGCTGAAGGGAACATGGAGCTTCTCTGGGGCCAGTTGACCCATGCCCTGGCTTGTAGACACTGTGGCAGCAACTGCCTCCAGAGCCCAGGGAATCTGGTGACACTATTCTTATTCATGATTTGGCAGATCCAGAGATGGTGGCAGCTTGGGAGGTGGCGACAGTTTCAACTGTGGTACTCTGGAGACATGATGCAAGGCAAG AGCCTACCACTTCTGTACCGTGTGACTTTCCTTGATCACCTGtggaagcagaagtcagaggaggaagaagaggaggcaTCTCTGGATCCACTGAAGCCATGTTCTTTTCCCAAAGAAGCTCCCATTGGAGGGCAAGCCACCACAGTCCCATGTCAACAATCCTGCAGTTCTCAGGGCCTCCACAAAGCCTCAGAGGCACCAAAGCAAGTACATACACAGACCCCAAGCCCTTCCAGATCCTTCCCCACATTTCAGATCCTGACCAACTTGCCTGTGAGGCACAAAACAGCAACAGGAAGTTATCTACATCAGAGAAAAAGCCAGCTCTTCTGGGGTCTCCCCTCTCTGCACAGTGAGTCGTTGGAGGCCATCTTCCTGAGCTCAGGTGGCCCCTCTCCCCTAAAGTTGTCTATTGGCCCTTCTGTTTTCTTCAACCAGCTTGCCTTCCTGACTAGGTCCAACCTGCTGCTTCCCCAGTACTGCTTCCCAACTCAGCCACCTACTCATGAAATCCATACTAGAGATCTGGAAGGGATGGCCCTCGATCCTCAGCAACTTCCTCCTCTATCATCCCCTTCTGTCCCATCATCACCACTCCATCTTCAGTCCTTTCCCATGGACCACAAGGGAGTCCTATCTGGTGCTAAGGCATATCCACAGTGGCTTATGCAGCAGAGTGAGGTCCCTTGGGTCTCtgaggatcaagccctgcacctACAGCCTAAACTCCAAAGAACCAGACCCTCCAAGCTTTCCCCACCATCTGAGGTCTGGTGGAGTATGCCACAGGATCCCAGCCTCCAACAACACATTCTAgattcactctctgcctctctgctatATCCTTCTAGCCTTCTGGCAGTCCTGACAAGGTTTGAGGCCCCATGGAGGACTATGGGGCAAAATGAGGCTCCCAAAGCCCCTGTGCCAGCAATGCCAGCTCCCAGCCCAACTCCAGCCTCCCTGCCAGAACTTCAAGAAGTCGGCCCTACAGAAGAGCTGCCTGGATCTAAGGCCCTCTGGGAAACTACAAGGCAAAGACAGTATCCTCAGATCTCTGAGCCTTCAATCCTGGTCCCTTGCCAATCTGTAGATCCCATGACAGAGCCTCAAGGAACTAGCCCCCTGGGAGTTCCACCTGGATCTAAGACTCAGTGGAGAACCATAGGACATAGAGAGAGTCCTCAAGCCTTTGAGCCTCCAATGCCAGCTCCCTGCCAACCCCCAGATTCTCTGTCAGAATTCCAGAAAGTCATCCCTGAAGGACTTTCTGCACCTAGGGACTTCTGGGGAAccataagtcagagagagagttCTCAGACCTCTAGGTCTCCAATGCCATGCCCCTGCCATCCCCTAGATCCTCTGCTAGAACTCCAGGGAGGCAGTTCTCTGGGTGATCCATCTGGATATAAGCTCCAGGGAAGACACAGACAAGATTCAGGAAATGTTTGGGCCTTTAAGTCTCCAGCCTTGGACCTCAACCCAGAGCTCTATGCAACTAGTCCTGCATGTGTCCCACCAAGATCTCACACTCCATGGAAGGACAGGCAGAGCAGAGAACATCTTTGGATCTCTGCAGACCCAGTTTCTTCTACCAGTCTTCCCTCATCCTCTCTGAGTCCCCAGGGAGTCTTGTCTGAGTACAAAGCCATGTGGGAGAccaagggacaaagaaagaacCTCTGGACCTCTgagtccccagcccctgcccataGCCCATCTCTAGCTCCCATTCTAGAACTCCACAGAATCAATCCTAGGGGAGGCCTCACTAGATCAGAAACTGCATGGAAAGACATTGAGTATTCTAGGAATTCCTGGGCTTCTGAGCCCCCATCTCTAGCCCTCAGCTCACCTCCAGCTCTTACAATGGAGCCCCTCAGAGGTAGCCCCCTGGGGGTCCTGTTTGATTCTGAGGCTACATGTGGGgacataaaaaggagaaagaactcCTGGACCTCTGAGATCCCGGCTCGCAGCTTACCTCAAGACCCACATGGAGTCAGATCCTTGGGAGCCCTGTCTGACTCTGAGCCTATTGTGGagaataaggagaagaaaaagatctGTTGTATTCCTGTGTCCCCACTGTGGATTCCCAGCCCACCTCCAAACTCTATGTCAAAGTCTCCCATAAGTGAGCCTACTGGAGACCAATATACCTGTAAGCCTAAAGGGGAAGCTGTGGAGCAGAGAGACAACTGCTGGGCCACTGAGCTCCCAGCCCCAACTACCAACTCAGTCTCTGCTCCTCTACCAGATCTACATACTGACCTTGAGTTTGTGTGGAAGAATGTGCAACCAAGAGGTATCCCCCAGGGGTCCAACCCTCCAGCAGTGGATCCCCTAGAGCCAATACCCTGGCCTTCCACCTTAGGTAAAACTCTGAAAACTGAGCCCAACCAGCTTGATCTACCTAAGAAAGAGCTCTTCCCAGGGGCTAAAGTAGAAACTCCATCCTTCCAGGGAGGGGCTGTCCCAGAGGTGCCCACCCACTCTGGGATCCAGTCCTGGCACTGGAGTAGAGAGTTGGAACTCAGGCTGAAAAAACTACAGCAAAGCCCTGCTTTCAGATCCCCTGACCCAAGTCATTCATCTGGCAACTCCACTGCCCTAAGCTCCACAACTTTAGGCACCTGGAGactctcttcctgtcccccacAGCAGATTCATCCCTCTAAGTTGTGCCCCCACTCTTCAAGCTGTCATCCCCCAAAAGTTCAGAGCACAGTAACTCAACCTATTCAGGTCTCCCATTGTTACCACTCCCACTCCTCTTCCCAGCCTCAGCCACAAGAGTCTAGCAGGACAGAACAAGGGtctcagagagaagaaagaatgaaagtgaagATGGTGGACCAGATCTCATCCCAAGAGCCACGTATTCTCATGGAGGCTGGTGAGAACTGCCCAGGCCTGGGCGAGCCCTCAAACCCTAAGGTCCCAGCCTCAGGCAAAAGAAACAAGGCTTCAGCCCTATCTTCagccaagaagagagagagtcccaggaaACCCAAAGCAGGAGACCACAGAGGAAGGGATGTAAGACTGGAGTCATCCACAGTTATAGGGAAGAGCCACCCAGCCCAGGTTGGAAGAGTAAAGGAAGCCTCTTTAAGCAGACTTTCCCAAAGATCTCAGCACAAGGACCAGAGCTCTCAACACACTGCTGCTCTCCCTCAGCAGCTTCACTCTAAGGCAGCAGGTCCCCAAATTCAtcaaggggcagggctgggagctggTGACATCTTGACCCCTCAACACTCTAAGCACTGCCCCTGGGCCCATATGGAAAAGCatctctcctcccccacacctcAGGTTCCCCTTACGAGGGGTCTCCCAAGAATGTTAGCCAAGTTTCTAGGTACCCATGGCCCCTGCCCACCAAATCCAATAAGCAAAGGAAAGGCTGGTAGCACTGGCACCCAATACCACAAGACCTAA